A single region of the Streptomyces vilmorinianum genome encodes:
- a CDS encoding M20 metallopeptidase family protein: MSTDPIDDPIHAELDRRAGEAAERVVTWRRHLHRHPELSNREVATARLVADHLRSLELDEVRTKIAGHGVVGVLRGDAPGERVAALRADTDALPVEDLCGTDFASRAVDADYPGGPFPVSHACGHDCHTAMLMGAATVLAGVRERLPGTVLFVFQPAEEGPPVTETGGARAMLAEGAFDDPVPTMAFGMHVTPFPQGYVGYRVGNQYGASTLVKIVVTGKQVHGSTPWQGIDPMPAVGAVLTGIGQLYRQVSAFDPITVSIGHVEDVGRFNIIGQTVTLWGTVRCAVESDMAEVQRRLTTLAEHTAAAYNATATVAYLQPVPPVHNSAEWVAAALPTIRRVVGEERTVRTGATLGYDDVSEFVNRFGGLYVMLGVQDAALDADGHPVPLPGGRGLVSNHNPHFYADDDTLVTGVRLHAHMAYDHLAGAAAP, translated from the coding sequence TTGAGCACCGATCCGATCGACGATCCGATCCACGCGGAACTGGACCGGCGTGCCGGGGAGGCGGCCGAGCGGGTCGTCACCTGGCGGCGGCATCTGCACCGGCACCCCGAGCTGTCCAACCGGGAGGTGGCGACCGCCCGCCTGGTCGCGGACCATCTGCGGTCCCTGGAGCTGGACGAGGTGCGGACCAAAATCGCCGGGCACGGTGTCGTCGGTGTGCTGCGGGGCGACGCCCCGGGCGAGCGGGTGGCGGCGCTGCGGGCGGACACGGACGCGCTGCCCGTCGAGGACCTGTGCGGCACGGACTTCGCCTCGCGGGCCGTGGACGCGGACTATCCCGGCGGCCCGTTCCCGGTCTCGCACGCCTGCGGTCACGACTGCCACACCGCCATGCTCATGGGCGCCGCGACCGTCCTCGCCGGGGTGCGCGAACGGCTCCCGGGGACGGTGCTGTTCGTCTTCCAGCCCGCCGAGGAGGGGCCGCCGGTCACCGAGACGGGCGGGGCGCGGGCGATGCTCGCCGAGGGCGCGTTCGACGATCCGGTGCCGACGATGGCGTTCGGGATGCATGTCACGCCGTTCCCCCAGGGGTACGTGGGGTACCGGGTGGGCAACCAGTACGGCGCCTCCACGCTGGTGAAGATCGTGGTGACGGGCAAGCAGGTCCACGGCTCCACGCCCTGGCAGGGCATCGACCCGATGCCGGCGGTGGGCGCGGTCCTGACCGGGATCGGGCAGCTCTACCGGCAGGTCTCCGCCTTCGACCCGATCACGGTCTCCATCGGCCACGTCGAGGACGTCGGGCGCTTCAACATCATCGGACAGACCGTCACCCTGTGGGGCACGGTCCGCTGCGCGGTCGAGTCGGACATGGCCGAGGTCCAGCGGCGGCTGACCACGCTCGCCGAGCACACGGCGGCGGCGTACAACGCCACGGCCACGGTCGCGTACCTGCAGCCCGTCCCGCCCGTGCACAACAGCGCGGAGTGGGTCGCGGCCGCTCTGCCGACGATCCGCCGAGTCGTGGGCGAGGAGCGGACGGTGCGGACCGGCGCGACGCTCGGGTACGACGACGTCTCCGAGTTCGTGAACCGTTTCGGCGGCCTGTACGTGATGCTCGGCGTCCAGGACGCCGCGCTGGACGCGGACGGTCACCCGGTCCCGCTGCCCGGCGGACGTGGCCTGGTCTCCAACCACAACCCGCACTTCTACGCCGACGACGACACCCTCGTCACCGGCGTCCGGCTGCACGCGCACATGGCGTACGACCATCTCGCGGGCGCGGCGGCGCCTTAG
- a CDS encoding DUF6924 domain-containing protein, with the protein MTAQRADVHHSPSTWRQPVPPAASPERTVLVEEIARAVLARGPGRLIVGIDGPTAAGKTSFGHELAERIAHAGRPALRATLDDFKKPWKDRHLYDRESGEGYYRNAYDYGLVRRLLLDPVRSPETDSCALCGIDPLTQLDHSARRTPLAPDAVLVVDGVFAFRPEIDGYWDYRVWLDVDAELSVRRGAERDRNWAGSDAEAIHRDRYGVARRIYLDEVDPLPRMDVLVDNTDFARPRVLAPRRRPPVTGRAEFDALVIRTDYADDNAWQAVRAALAEDPDLSAYVVDDPAWAGAGVGEVTTALAGDEELSVVFLADRMTMTSAHHALLAVTLLTRAECVDDEDYAQLTEFGDRFRTVPAGVHDIHANLSIGNMGFEEYAAAAHDDPEGVFRTF; encoded by the coding sequence ATGACTGCGCAGCGAGCCGATGTCCACCACTCGCCCTCGACCTGGCGGCAGCCGGTCCCTCCCGCGGCGTCCCCCGAACGCACCGTCCTGGTCGAGGAGATCGCGAGGGCGGTCCTGGCCCGTGGCCCCGGGCGCCTGATCGTCGGGATCGACGGACCGACCGCGGCCGGCAAGACGAGCTTCGGGCACGAGCTGGCCGAACGGATCGCGCACGCGGGGCGCCCGGCGCTCCGCGCGACGCTCGACGACTTCAAGAAGCCCTGGAAGGACCGGCACCTCTACGACCGGGAGTCCGGCGAGGGCTACTACCGCAACGCGTACGACTACGGACTCGTCAGGCGTCTCCTCCTGGACCCCGTCCGGTCGCCGGAGACGGACTCGTGCGCCCTGTGCGGCATCGACCCGCTCACCCAGCTCGACCACTCCGCACGGCGGACCCCGCTCGCCCCGGACGCCGTGCTCGTCGTGGACGGGGTCTTCGCCTTCCGGCCCGAGATCGACGGCTACTGGGACTACCGCGTCTGGCTCGACGTGGACGCCGAGCTCTCGGTACGGCGCGGCGCGGAGCGGGACCGGAACTGGGCGGGCTCGGACGCGGAGGCGATCCACCGTGACCGGTACGGGGTGGCGCGGCGGATCTACCTCGACGAGGTCGACCCCTTGCCGAGGATGGACGTCCTGGTCGACAACACCGACTTCGCCCGCCCGCGCGTCCTGGCCCCGCGCCGCCGCCCGCCCGTGACCGGCCGTGCGGAGTTCGACGCCCTCGTCATCCGTACCGACTACGCGGACGACAACGCCTGGCAGGCGGTGCGGGCTGCCCTCGCCGAGGACCCGGACCTCTCCGCGTACGTCGTCGACGACCCGGCCTGGGCCGGGGCGGGCGTGGGCGAGGTGACGACGGCGCTCGCGGGTGACGAAGAGCTGAGCGTGGTGTTCCTCGCCGACCGGATGACGATGACCTCCGCTCACCACGCGCTGCTCGCGGTGACCCTTCTGACGCGGGCGGAGTGCGTGGACGACGAGGACTACGCGCAGCTCACCGAGTTCGGCGACCGCTTCCGTACGGTCCCGGCGGGAGTCCACGACATCCACGCCAACCTGTCGATCGGCAACATGGGGTTCGAGGAGTATGCGGCGGCGGCGCACGACGACCCCGAAGGGGTCTTCCGCACCTTCTAG
- a CDS encoding DUF5713 family protein, which yields MSITNQQVAEYGFLRALYEDGYYPDSVVDKGKAILQRLCERIEAEQPADLTALYALTEVATEEFNALEADFEEAGSEIETIAREEIAENFWFVATAYGFADADAEELVAARDW from the coding sequence ATGTCCATCACGAACCAGCAGGTGGCGGAGTACGGGTTTCTGCGCGCACTGTACGAGGACGGGTACTACCCGGACAGCGTCGTCGACAAGGGCAAGGCGATCCTGCAGAGGCTCTGCGAGCGGATCGAGGCCGAGCAGCCGGCCGATCTGACGGCGCTGTACGCGCTCACGGAGGTGGCCACCGAGGAGTTCAACGCGCTGGAGGCGGACTTCGAGGAGGCCGGGAGCGAGATCGAGACCATCGCCCGCGAGGAGATCGCCGAGAACTTCTGGTTCGTCGCCACGGCCTACGGGTTCGCGGACGCCGACGCGGAGGAGCTGGTCGCCGCCCGGGACTGGTGA
- a CDS encoding TetR/AcrR family transcriptional regulator, with the protein MPYRRTPAVQARLDAQRATVVDAAIGLLAEHGYAGCTIAAVAARAGIATGSVYRHFSSKAELAVELFRTVVSREVAAVSEAARRPEHTRAAERVVAVIETFAHRALKSPRLAYALLAEPVDPAVDAERLVFRRTFRDVFAERIAEGVRTGELPPQNASLTASALVGAGAEALVGPLAEGSVGPETVPALVTFTLRALGVPDAEHA; encoded by the coding sequence ATGCCCTACCGACGCACACCCGCGGTCCAGGCCCGTCTCGACGCACAGCGCGCCACCGTCGTCGACGCGGCCATCGGGCTGCTCGCCGAGCACGGCTACGCCGGCTGCACGATCGCCGCCGTCGCCGCGCGGGCCGGGATCGCCACCGGCAGCGTCTACCGTCACTTCTCCAGCAAGGCCGAGCTGGCCGTCGAGCTGTTTCGCACCGTGGTCTCCCGCGAGGTGGCCGCCGTGTCCGAGGCGGCGCGCCGTCCCGAGCACACGCGGGCGGCCGAGCGCGTCGTCGCGGTCATCGAGACCTTCGCGCACCGCGCCCTGAAGTCGCCGCGTCTCGCGTACGCCCTGCTCGCCGAGCCCGTCGACCCGGCCGTGGACGCCGAACGGCTGGTCTTCCGGCGTACGTTCCGCGATGTGTTCGCCGAGCGGATCGCGGAGGGCGTCCGGACCGGCGAACTCCCGCCCCAGAACGCGTCGCTGACGGCCTCCGCGCTCGTCGGGGCGGGGGCGGAGGCGCTCGTCGGGCCGCTGGCGGAGGGGTCGGTGGGGCCCGAGACCGTACCCGCCCTGGTCACCTTCACCCTGAGAGCCCTGGGAGTTCCCGATGCCGAGCACGCATGA
- a CDS encoding acyl-CoA dehydrogenase family protein — MPSTHEVTNQVPPLTGYDVSADPALLEGLRREGAGWAEADVRELGVMAGGEQAQEWGRSAERNSPVLHTHDRYGHRVDEVEFHPYWHELMAVAVRHGLHAAPWRDARPGAHVARAAKVFVWGQADAGHLCPISMTYAAVPALRAEPALAEVYEPLLTSPSYDFGLREPTSKRGIIAGMSMTEKQGGSDARANTTRAVPTGEDGFYALTGHKWFTSAPMSDVFLTLAQAPGGLSCFLVPRVLPDGTRNAIRLQRLKDKLGNRSNASSEIEYEGALGRLVGEEGRGVATIIRMVNMTRLDCAISSASGMRQGLVQAVHHATHRSAFGARLVDQPLMANVLADLAVEAEAATIAALRLAGAVDRAAAGDTDEELLRRIGLAVTKYWVCKRAPAHAAEALECLGGNGYVEDSGLPRLYRESPLPSIWEGSGNVAALDVLRAMGRQPQAVEAFFAEVDRAAGADRRLDAAAARLRKDLGDLGDLAAVEYRARRLVEHMALVLQGSLLVRHGHPAVADAFCASRLDGDWGVAFGTLPPGLDTAAIIARGTPGAAPAA, encoded by the coding sequence ATGCCGAGCACGCATGAGGTCACCAACCAAGTCCCGCCGCTGACCGGTTACGACGTGTCGGCCGACCCGGCCCTCCTGGAGGGGCTGCGCCGCGAGGGCGCGGGCTGGGCCGAGGCGGACGTGCGCGAACTGGGTGTCATGGCCGGCGGTGAGCAGGCCCAGGAGTGGGGGCGCTCGGCGGAGCGGAACTCCCCCGTGCTGCACACGCACGACCGGTACGGGCACCGCGTCGACGAGGTCGAGTTCCACCCGTACTGGCACGAGCTGATGGCCGTCGCCGTGCGGCACGGTCTGCACGCGGCGCCCTGGCGCGACGCGCGACCGGGCGCCCATGTGGCCCGCGCCGCGAAGGTGTTCGTGTGGGGCCAGGCCGACGCGGGGCATCTGTGCCCCATCTCGATGACGTACGCGGCGGTGCCCGCCCTGCGCGCCGAGCCGGCGCTCGCCGAGGTGTACGAGCCGCTGCTGACCTCCCCCTCCTACGACTTCGGGCTGCGCGAGCCCACGTCGAAGCGCGGGATCATCGCCGGGATGTCGATGACCGAGAAGCAGGGCGGCTCGGACGCGCGCGCCAACACGACGCGGGCCGTGCCGACCGGTGAGGACGGCTTCTACGCGCTGACGGGCCACAAGTGGTTCACCTCGGCGCCGATGTCGGACGTGTTCCTGACGCTGGCGCAGGCGCCGGGAGGGCTGTCCTGCTTCCTCGTGCCACGTGTGCTGCCCGACGGAACGCGCAACGCGATCCGTCTGCAGCGGCTGAAGGACAAGCTCGGCAACCGCTCCAACGCCTCGTCCGAGATCGAGTACGAGGGCGCCCTCGGCCGTCTGGTGGGCGAGGAGGGCCGGGGGGTGGCCACCATCATCCGGATGGTGAACATGACCCGGCTGGACTGCGCGATCAGCTCGGCGTCCGGGATGCGTCAGGGGCTCGTGCAGGCCGTCCACCACGCCACGCACCGCAGCGCGTTCGGGGCGCGGCTCGTCGACCAGCCGCTGATGGCCAACGTCCTCGCCGACCTGGCGGTGGAGGCGGAGGCGGCGACGATCGCCGCGCTGCGGCTCGCCGGTGCGGTGGACCGGGCGGCGGCGGGCGACACGGACGAGGAGCTGCTTCGCCGGATCGGCCTCGCGGTCACCAAGTACTGGGTGTGCAAGAGGGCTCCCGCGCACGCGGCGGAGGCGCTGGAGTGCCTGGGCGGCAACGGGTACGTCGAGGACTCGGGACTCCCCCGGCTCTACCGCGAGTCCCCGCTGCCCTCCATCTGGGAGGGGTCGGGCAACGTGGCCGCGCTCGACGTGCTGCGGGCGATGGGCCGCCAGCCCCAGGCGGTCGAGGCGTTCTTCGCGGAGGTCGACCGCGCGGCGGGCGCCGACCGGCGCCTGGACGCGGCCGCGGCCCGGCTGCGCAAGGACCTGGGCGATCTGGGCGACCTCGCCGCCGTCGAGTACCGCGCGCGGCGGCTGGTCGAGCACATGGCGCTGGTCCTCCAGGGCTCGCTGCTCGTCCGGCACGGCCATCCGGCGGTGGCGGACGCCTTCTGCGCCTCGCGCCTGGACGGCGACTGGGGTGTCGCCTTCGGCACCCTGCCGCCCGGCCTGGACACGGCGGCGATCATCGCCCGTGGCACGCCGGGCGCGGCCCCGGCGGCCTGA
- a CDS encoding DMT family transporter produces MQRAADRVTLAAFLAAAVLAGGNAVGVRFSNRELDPLWGAALRFGAASLLLLAIMAVRGMEFPRGKALAGSILFGVLNFGVTFSLAYYALVRIHAGLGQTILSLVPLATLLLAVAQGLERFRLMAAVGTVFATAGVALISRAPLEGGVPLLSFLAILGSMLAFAQAIVLVRRLPKVHPVTMNAVGMTAASVLLFAGSLAAGDTWRLPDRAATWWALVYLVVAGSVLTFVLYLFVVQRWDASRAAYVFVIVPVVTIVLSAWLDDEPLTASLLLGTPLILIGVYLGALRKRPA; encoded by the coding sequence GTGCAGCGTGCCGCAGACCGCGTGACGCTCGCCGCGTTCCTGGCCGCCGCGGTCCTCGCGGGCGGAAACGCGGTCGGCGTCCGATTCAGCAACCGTGAACTCGATCCGCTGTGGGGCGCGGCCCTGCGGTTCGGCGCCGCCTCCCTGCTGCTCCTCGCCATCATGGCCGTCCGCGGGATGGAGTTCCCGCGCGGCAAGGCGCTCGCCGGGTCGATCCTCTTCGGCGTCCTCAACTTCGGTGTGACCTTCTCGCTCGCGTACTACGCGCTGGTCCGCATCCACGCCGGACTCGGCCAGACCATCCTCTCCCTGGTCCCGCTGGCGACCCTCCTGCTCGCGGTGGCACAGGGGCTCGAACGGTTCCGGCTGATGGCGGCCGTCGGCACGGTGTTCGCCACGGCCGGGGTCGCCCTCATCTCACGCGCCCCGCTGGAGGGCGGCGTGCCCCTGCTGTCCTTCCTGGCGATCCTGGGCAGCATGCTGGCGTTCGCGCAGGCGATCGTCCTGGTGCGGCGGCTGCCGAAGGTGCATCCGGTGACGATGAACGCGGTGGGCATGACGGCGGCCTCCGTCCTGCTGTTCGCGGGCTCGCTCGCGGCCGGTGACACCTGGCGGCTGCCGGACCGCGCCGCGACCTGGTGGGCGCTGGTCTACCTGGTGGTGGCCGGCTCCGTGCTCACCTTCGTCCTCTACCTGTTCGTGGTCCAGCGCTGGGACGCGTCGAGGGCGGCGTACGTCTTCGTCATCGTCCCGGTCGTCACGATCGTGCTGTCGGCGTGGCTGGACGACGAACCCCTCACGGCCTCCCTGCTGCTCGGCACCCCGCTGATCCTGATCGGGGTGTACCTGGGGGCCCTGCGGAAGCGGCCTGCCTAA
- a CDS encoding TMEM165/GDT1 family protein, with protein sequence MHLDPLAILTAFGLIFLAELPDKTMFASLAMGTRMRPLYVWFGTSTAFIVHVALAVGAGSLIGLLPDWIVKLISALLFGFGAFMLLRGGGDDDGEDEAGGKTVTGFWPVWSTAFMAVFISEWGDLTQITTANLAATNGTWSTAIGSAAALMSVSALALIAGRFIAKRVPLKTVQRVGGLCMAGLAIWSLTEIFVG encoded by the coding sequence ATGCACCTCGACCCCTTGGCGATCCTCACCGCCTTCGGGCTGATCTTCCTCGCCGAGCTTCCCGACAAGACGATGTTCGCGTCCCTCGCCATGGGTACGCGCATGCGTCCGCTCTACGTCTGGTTCGGCACCTCCACCGCGTTCATCGTGCACGTCGCCCTCGCCGTGGGCGCCGGCAGCCTCATCGGCCTGCTGCCCGACTGGATCGTCAAGCTGATCTCGGCCCTGCTGTTCGGCTTCGGCGCCTTCATGCTGCTGCGTGGCGGAGGCGACGACGACGGGGAGGACGAGGCGGGCGGGAAGACCGTGACCGGCTTCTGGCCGGTCTGGTCGACCGCGTTCATGGCCGTCTTCATCAGCGAGTGGGGCGATCTGACCCAGATCACCACGGCCAACCTCGCCGCCACCAACGGCACCTGGTCGACGGCCATCGGCTCCGCCGCGGCCCTGATGAGCGTCTCGGCCCTCGCCCTGATCGCGGGCCGTTTCATCGCCAAGCGCGTGCCGCTGAAGACGGTCCAGCGCGTCGGCGGCCTGTGCATGGCGGGGCTGGCGATCTGGTCGCTCACCGAGATCTTCGTGGGCTGA
- a CDS encoding TetR/AcrR family transcriptional regulator yields the protein MTEETEAGLRGRLIDAGVELVHAEGAQALSLREIARRAGVSHGAPRRYFPTHLDLLSAIAREGFAELTDRVTTALAVPSDGPRAELDALARVYLDFALTRRGMYELMFRHDLLESGRLGLRETSLPLFGLLARLVARVRPGAGPEPTAVAAALWANLHGIAQLWGWGSLQLAAGTDDVEPLLRAALDAHLGPAGRER from the coding sequence ATGACTGAAGAGACCGAGGCCGGACTGCGCGGCCGGCTGATCGACGCCGGGGTCGAACTGGTGCACGCGGAAGGAGCGCAGGCGCTGTCCCTGCGCGAGATCGCCCGGCGCGCCGGGGTCTCCCACGGGGCGCCCCGCCGGTACTTCCCGACCCATCTCGACCTGCTGTCGGCCATCGCCCGCGAGGGCTTCGCCGAGCTCACGGACCGCGTCACCACCGCGCTCGCGGTGCCATCCGACGGCCCCCGCGCCGAACTCGACGCCCTCGCCCGCGTGTACCTCGACTTCGCGCTGACCCGCCGCGGCATGTACGAGCTGATGTTCCGTCACGACCTGCTCGAAAGCGGGCGGCTCGGGCTGCGCGAGACCAGCCTGCCCCTGTTCGGTCTCCTCGCCCGCCTCGTCGCCCGGGTCCGCCCGGGGGCCGGGCCCGAGCCGACGGCCGTCGCGGCCGCGCTCTGGGCGAATCTGCACGGCATCGCCCAGCTCTGGGGCTGGGGGAGCCTCCAGCTGGCCGCCGGCACCGACGACGTCGAGCCCCTGCTGCGGGCGGCCCTCGACGCCCACCTCGGCCCGGCGGGGCGTGAGCGGTGA
- a CDS encoding MFS transporter, protein MIRQRHLTLACSVVGAAVVALDGTVLTIAQPALRHDLDADFGQVQWTSTGYLVAVASLLVFAGRLGDRYGHRRIFALGALGFAAASAGIALAPDIGWVIGLRVLQGACGALLQPATLGMLRAAFPPDRLAMPIALRTSAIGLAAAAGPLVGGALVTAHGWRSVFALTVVPALAIGLLALAVPAPTATAAAPSPAVTRASLDLPGACLLAVTLACLVQVLVGAPASGWTTATTLSLGTCVAAGAAFALHERRTAHPLLPPAVLRSRPLMAGLAALLAASAALFGTLFVTTYFLQDVRGLDPLSSALWVLPLAVLMVLGAPAAALLQRRFGPRRTTLSGGAVLALGVLLLSRLDTSATAVTTGGCFVLVGAGFSTVMVTATAVVVHRAAASEAGVAGGLQQTAMNIGPALGVATATLLMTLDATTPGAPGAFVPAMETTLLVLATVAALGAAAALGLPGRERTAPTRDSERPRIASRT, encoded by the coding sequence GTGATACGGCAACGGCATCTCACCCTCGCCTGCAGTGTCGTCGGCGCCGCCGTCGTGGCCCTCGACGGCACCGTCCTCACCATCGCCCAGCCCGCCCTCCGGCACGACCTGGACGCGGACTTCGGCCAGGTGCAGTGGACCAGCACCGGCTATCTCGTCGCCGTCGCGAGCCTGCTCGTCTTCGCGGGCCGGCTGGGCGACCGCTACGGCCACCGGCGGATCTTCGCCCTCGGCGCGCTCGGCTTCGCCGCCGCCTCGGCCGGTATCGCGCTCGCGCCGGACATCGGCTGGGTGATCGGACTGCGCGTCCTCCAGGGGGCCTGCGGGGCGCTCCTGCAGCCGGCCACGCTGGGCATGCTGCGCGCCGCCTTCCCGCCCGACCGGCTGGCCATGCCGATCGCCCTGCGCACCAGCGCGATCGGCCTCGCGGCCGCGGCGGGACCCCTCGTCGGCGGCGCGCTGGTCACCGCGCACGGCTGGCGGTCGGTCTTCGCCCTCACCGTGGTCCCGGCCCTCGCCATCGGCCTCCTGGCTCTCGCCGTCCCCGCGCCGACCGCGACGGCGGCCGCCCCCTCGCCCGCCGTCACCCGTGCGTCACTCGATCTGCCCGGCGCCTGCCTCCTCGCCGTGACGCTGGCCTGCCTGGTCCAGGTGCTCGTCGGGGCGCCCGCGTCCGGCTGGACCACCGCGACCACCCTCTCCCTCGGCACCTGCGTCGCCGCCGGAGCGGCCTTCGCCCTCCACGAGCGGCGCACGGCCCATCCGCTCCTGCCGCCGGCCGTCCTGCGGTCCCGGCCCCTCATGGCGGGCCTCGCCGCACTCCTTGCCGCCTCGGCCGCCCTCTTCGGCACCCTCTTCGTGACGACCTACTTCCTCCAGGACGTGCGCGGACTCGACCCGCTGTCGAGCGCCCTGTGGGTGCTGCCGCTGGCCGTCCTGATGGTGCTCGGCGCGCCCGCCGCCGCCCTGCTGCAACGCCGGTTCGGCCCCCGGCGCACGACGCTCTCGGGAGGGGCCGTGCTCGCCCTCGGCGTCCTGCTCCTCTCCCGGCTCGACACGTCGGCGACGGCGGTGACGACCGGCGGCTGCTTCGTCCTCGTGGGCGCCGGATTCAGTACGGTCATGGTGACCGCCACCGCCGTCGTCGTGCACCGGGCCGCCGCCTCCGAGGCCGGGGTCGCCGGCGGGCTCCAGCAGACCGCGATGAACATCGGTCCCGCGCTCGGCGTCGCCACGGCGACGCTCCTCATGACGCTCGACGCGACGACGCCCGGCGCGCCCGGGGCCTTCGTCCCCGCCATGGAGACCACCCTCCTGGTCCTGGCCACCGTCGCGGCGCTCGGTGCCGCGGCCGCACTCGGACTGCCCGGGCGCGAGCGCACCGCACCCACGAGGGACTCGGAGCGGCCCCGGATCGCGTCCCGTACCTGA
- a CDS encoding LysR family transcriptional regulator translates to MLERHELEAFLTLAEELHFGRTAERLGVSTGRISQTVKKLERRVGTPLFERTSRSVRLTPVGSRLRDDLRPAHRQILAALERATAAGRGVHGTLRAGFAAPWNGELLTAAADAFLARHPGCEIQVREVPLDGGFRPLHDGELDLQLTAFPVREPGLTSGPVLTTEPRVLLVPAAHPLARRKSVGLEDLADLAGLPLITAAGANPGYWLDTHYPRRTPAGAVIPRGPVAASWQEVLSHVSAGSGVSLGAARGAQYHPRPGIAYVPVRDAPPVEYGLVWPAAAENALTRAFVAVVAQS, encoded by the coding sequence GTGCTCGAACGGCATGAACTGGAGGCGTTCCTGACGCTCGCCGAGGAACTCCACTTCGGCCGCACGGCCGAACGCCTGGGCGTCTCCACCGGCCGCATCAGCCAGACTGTCAAGAAGCTGGAGCGCCGCGTCGGTACGCCCCTGTTCGAGCGCACCAGCCGCAGCGTCCGCCTCACCCCCGTCGGCAGCCGCCTCCGCGACGACCTCCGCCCCGCCCACCGGCAGATCCTCGCCGCCCTGGAGCGGGCGACCGCCGCGGGCCGGGGCGTGCACGGCACGCTCCGGGCCGGCTTCGCCGCCCCCTGGAACGGCGAGCTGCTCACCGCGGCCGCCGACGCCTTCCTCGCCCGCCACCCCGGCTGCGAGATCCAGGTGCGGGAAGTACCCCTCGACGGCGGCTTCCGGCCCCTCCACGACGGCGAACTCGACCTCCAGCTCACCGCCTTCCCGGTCCGCGAACCCGGGCTCACCTCCGGTCCCGTGCTCACCACGGAGCCCCGGGTCCTCCTCGTACCCGCCGCCCATCCCCTGGCCCGCCGGAAGTCCGTCGGGCTCGAAGACCTCGCCGACCTCGCCGGCCTCCCGCTGATCACCGCGGCGGGCGCCAACCCCGGCTACTGGCTGGACACCCACTACCCCCGGCGCACCCCGGCCGGCGCCGTCATCCCCCGCGGGCCGGTGGCCGCCTCATGGCAGGAGGTCCTCTCCCATGTGAGCGCGGGCAGCGGTGTCTCCCTGGGCGCCGCCCGCGGCGCCCAGTACCACCCGCGCCCCGGCATCGCCTATGTACCGGTGCGCGACGCACCGCCCGTCGAGTACGGCCTGGTCTGGCCGGCGGCCGCCGAGAACGCCCTGACCAGAGCCTTCGTCGCGGTGGTCGCACAGAGCTGA